A single window of Oncorhynchus keta strain PuntledgeMale-10-30-2019 chromosome 34, Oket_V2, whole genome shotgun sequence DNA harbors:
- the LOC118367102 gene encoding polypeptide N-acetylgalactosaminyltransferase 3-like has translation MSGLRRVFRRRLHPLKLVIVALTFVTFLFLIQREVVSQSPTQEEPWLKEIAVKRDAVLGMVMGAVNNFRDAMPKMQIRAPVRQQETAGDFSCLSGTYTAAELRPVLERPPQDPNDPGASGKPFHTDKLSPAEQKEKDRGEEKHCFNLYASDHISLSRDLGPDTRPPECIEQTFKRCPPLLTTSVIIVFHNEGWSTLLRTVYSVLHTSPAIFLKEIILVDDASVDDSLKEELDEYLKRLHIVRVVRQRERKGLITARLLGASVATGDILTFLDAHCECFNGWLEPLLARIAENYTAVVSPDITTIDLNTFEFMKPSPYGQNHNRGNFDWGLSFGWESLPDHEKQRRKDETYPIKTPTFAGGLFSISKDYFYLIGSYDEQMEIWGGENIEMSFRVWQCGGQLEIIPCSIVGHVFRTKSPHTFPKGTQVIARNQVRLAEVWMDDYKEIFYRRNQQAAQLAKDRAFGDVAQRVDLRERLQCKSFSWYLKKVYPEVFMPDLNPLHFGSVKNVGKDSCLDAGENNEGGKRLILYPCHGLGGNQYFEYSTHHEIRHNIQKELCLHGTEADVKLEDCQYKGRITFVGAEQKWELRENQLFFIPGWNLCLSARHEHPSLVACNPSDRYQLWLFV, from the exons ATGAGTGGTCTCCGCAGAGTTTTCCGAAGGCGATTACACCCCTTGAAACTGGTGATAGTGGCCCTTACCTTTGTCACATTTTTGTTCCTTATACAACGTGAGGTAGTAAGCCAAAGTCCCACACAAGAAGAGCCCTGGCTGAAGGAGATAGCTGTCAAGCGGGATGCCGTGCTGGGCATGGTGATGGGGGCTGTCAATAACTTCAGGGACGCCATGCCAAAGATGCAGATCAGAGCCCCAGTGCGCCAGCAGGAGACTGCAGGGGACTTTTCCTGTTTGTCAGGGACGTACACGGCTGCTGAGCTGAGGCCAGTCCTAGAGCGTCCACCTCAGGACCCCAACGACCCCGGAGCCTCTGGGAAGCCCTTTCACACAGACAAACTGAGCCCTGCTGAACAGAAGGAGAAGGATCGGGGAGAGGAGAAACACTGCTTTAACCTCTACGCCAGCGACCACATCTCTCTCAGCCGTGACCTGGGCCCTGACACCAGACCACCGGA ATGTATCGAGCAAACATTCAAGCGTTGTCCACCCTTGTTGACCACCAGCGTGATCATTGTGTTTCACAACGAAGGCTGGAGTACTCTGCTGAGGACGGTGTACAGTGTCCTCCACACCTCCCCTGCCATCTTCCTCAAGGAGATCATCCTGGTGGACGATGCCAGTGTGGACG ATTCATTGAAGGAGGAGCTGGATGAGTATTTGAAGCGGCTGCACATTGTGCGCGTGGTACGTCAGCGCGAGAGAAAGGGCCTGATCACTGCTCGGCTGCTGGGAGCCTCTGTGGCCACTGGAGACATCCTCACCTTCCTTGATGCTCACT GTGAATGCTTCAATGGCTGGCTGGAGCCTCTACTGGCCAGGATAGCAGAGAATTACACTGCGGTAGTGAGTCCTGACATCACAACAATTGACCTCAACACCTTTGAGTTTATGAAGCCCTCTCCATACGGACAGAACCACAACCGTGGTAACTTTGACTGGGGCCTGTCCTTTGGCTGGGAGAGTCTACCGGACCACGAGAAACAACGGAGAAAGGATGAGACTTATCCTATCAA GACACCAACTTTTGCTGGGGGACTCTTCTCTATCTCCAAGGACTACTTCTATCTTATCGGAAGCTATGATGAGCAAATGGAAATCTGGGGAGGGGAGAATATCGAAATGTCTTTCAGA gTGTGGCAGTGTGGGGGTCAGCTAGAAATAATCCCTTGCTCCATCGTGGGTCATGTGTTCCGCACCAAGAGTCCGCACACCTTCCCCAAGGGCACCCAGGTGATCGCACGCAACCAGGTGCGGCTGGCCGAGGTCTGGATGGATGACTACAAGGAAATCTTCTACCGACGCAACCAACAAGCTGCACAGCTGGCCAAAGAC AGGGCCTTCGGCGACGTCGCGCAGCGTGTGGACCTCCGGGAGCGGCTGCAGTGCAAGAGCTTCTCCTGGTATTTGAAGAAAGTGTATCCAGAGGTCTTCATGCCCGATCTCAACCCACTCCACTTTGGCTCG GTGAAGAATGTAGGTAAAGACTCGTGTCTGGATGCAggggagaacaacgagggagggAAGCGGCTGATCTTGTATCCATGCCACGGACTCGGTGGAAACCAG TATTTTGAGTACTCGACCCATCACGAGATCCGGCACAATATTCAGAAGGAGCTGTGTTTGCATGGGACGGAGGCAGACGTGAAGCTGGAAGACTGCCAGTATAAAGGCCGCATCACATTTGTAGGAGCAGAACAGAAGTGGGAGTTAAGGGAG